The following are encoded in a window of Pseudalgibacter alginicilyticus genomic DNA:
- a CDS encoding ammonium transporter → MSILNMPLIIQDTAAIEGDMGMLWMLISGILVFFMQAGFFLVESGMTDSKNAVNIAMKNFLDIAVGSLAFWFVGYSLMYGADASGGGFFHWGGFIFSQGAADLFFQTVFAATAATIVSGAIAGRTKYTTYAIFSIVLTAFIYPISGGWEWNGGWLNAEWMPAEFIDFAGSSIVHSVGGWAALVAAWMVGPRIGKFLNGKPVEMHGHNQMYATLGVFILWLGWFGFNGGSQLAWGGDDATAASQVVLVTNLAAAAGTLSALLFTWFKNGKPNLAMTLNGALAGLVSITAGCGNMSEGGAVLAGLIGGILVVLSIGFIEKTLKIDDAVGAISVHGVAGVWGTLVIGLWGIDGDAGIGIFNGGGAAQLGAQAIGVIAYAVWALVMSFIFLFIIKKSCGGLRVTEAEEIAGLDISEHGSLAYPGKRQREIED, encoded by the coding sequence ATGTCTATATTAAATATGCCCCTTATTATTCAAGACACCGCCGCAATAGAAGGCGACATGGGAATGCTGTGGATGCTTATCTCTGGTATCTTAGTATTCTTCATGCAAGCAGGATTTTTCTTAGTAGAGTCTGGAATGACAGATTCGAAAAATGCTGTAAACATAGCAATGAAAAATTTCTTGGACATAGCAGTTGGCTCTTTGGCTTTCTGGTTCGTGGGATATTCTTTAATGTATGGCGCTGATGCCTCTGGAGGTGGTTTCTTCCACTGGGGTGGGTTTATATTTTCTCAAGGTGCTGCCGATTTATTCTTTCAAACAGTATTTGCCGCTACTGCTGCAACCATTGTATCGGGAGCTATTGCAGGAAGAACCAAATACACAACCTATGCCATTTTTAGCATTGTATTAACTGCTTTTATATATCCTATCTCTGGTGGATGGGAATGGAATGGCGGTTGGTTAAATGCTGAATGGATGCCTGCTGAGTTTATCGATTTTGCTGGATCATCCATTGTTCACTCTGTAGGTGGATGGGCTGCACTTGTTGCTGCATGGATGGTAGGTCCTAGAATTGGAAAATTCTTAAATGGAAAACCAGTTGAAATGCATGGTCATAACCAAATGTATGCTACTTTAGGTGTTTTCATCTTATGGTTAGGATGGTTTGGTTTTAACGGTGGTTCTCAATTAGCTTGGGGTGGTGATGATGCCACTGCGGCTTCACAAGTCGTTTTAGTTACTAACTTAGCTGCTGCCGCAGGTACTTTAAGTGCTTTATTATTCACTTGGTTTAAAAATGGAAAACCTAATTTAGCAATGACTTTAAATGGAGCTCTTGCTGGTCTTGTTAGTATTACTGCTGGATGTGGTAATATGAGCGAAGGCGGTGCAGTATTAGCTGGTTTAATTGGTGGTATTTTAGTGGTTTTATCAATTGGGTTTATAGAAAAAACTTTAAAAATTGATGATGCAGTTGGTGCTATTTCCGTACACGGAGTTGCTGGTGTATGGGGAACTTTAGTTATCGGACTTTGGGGTATTGATGGTGATGCAGGAATTGGTATCTTTAACGGTGGTGGAGCTGCACAATTAGGAGCTCAAGCCATTGGAGTTATAGCTTATGCTGTATGGGCACTTGTTATGTCTTTTATATTCTTATTTATTATCAAGAAATCTTGTGGTGGTTTAAGAGTTACTGAAGCAGAAGAAATAGCAGGTCTTGATATCTCTGAACATGGCAGTTTAGCTTACCCTGGTAAAAGACAAAGAGAAATTGAAGATTAA
- a CDS encoding P-II family nitrogen regulator: MKKIEAIIRKSKYRVVKEALHEVGVNFFSYWDVTGIGNEKEGHVYRGVSYSTSDIQRRYLSIVVNDSFAEATIQAIISSAGTGEVGDGKVFVSDVIDAYRIRTGNNGGDTLNK; encoded by the coding sequence ATGAAAAAAATTGAAGCAATTATTAGAAAATCCAAGTATCGTGTGGTAAAAGAAGCCTTACATGAAGTTGGGGTAAACTTTTTCTCTTATTGGGATGTAACAGGAATTGGAAATGAAAAAGAAGGCCATGTATATAGAGGTGTTTCTTATAGTACCAGTGATATTCAAAGACGATACCTTTCAATAGTAGTGAACGATAGTTTTGCAGAAGCTACTATACAAGCAATAATTAGCTCTGCAGGAACTGGAGAAGTTGGAGATGGTAAAGTATTTGTATCAGATGTCATAGATGCTTACAGAATACGAACAGGAAATAATGGTGGGGACACGCTAAACAAATAA
- a CDS encoding ammonium transporter, whose product MELLTINNVWMMICTALVFFMHLGFAFLEIGLTRQKNTLNILFKNIFIITVGLLLYCLVGFNLMYPGFEEGSAGIFGFAGFGLDAVAATDLTYSEGYTYWTDFLFQGMFAATAATIVSGAVAERIKIGPFMIFTVLYVGIIYPLAGSWKWGGGFLDMRETPFYDFAGSTLVHSVGGWAALVAVWLLGSRIGKFKDGKPQAIPGHNIPLATAGVIILWLGWFGFNGGSVLSADPALTSLTLVTTCLAAAAGGVVAAITSTIMYKNLDLTMFLNGILGGLVGITAGADLMGPTDAILIGAIAGIIIVFAVAFIDKLKLDDPVGAIAVHLACGMWGTLAVGIFGSLAGGDQLVSQLVGIVSYAAICIVSSFLILFVLKKTVGIRVSEKEEIEGLDAHEHGMDAYPDFRLNEH is encoded by the coding sequence ATGGAATTATTAACAATAAATAATGTATGGATGATGATCTGTACAGCATTGGTTTTCTTCATGCACTTAGGCTTTGCTTTTTTAGAAATAGGCTTAACAAGACAAAAGAATACTTTAAACATTCTTTTTAAGAACATTTTTATTATTACTGTAGGATTACTACTATACTGCCTTGTAGGCTTTAATTTAATGTACCCTGGTTTTGAAGAAGGTTCAGCTGGAATATTTGGATTTGCAGGATTTGGTCTTGACGCAGTAGCGGCAACCGATTTAACTTATAGCGAAGGTTATACTTACTGGACAGATTTCTTATTTCAAGGTATGTTTGCTGCCACTGCCGCAACAATTGTTTCTGGAGCAGTTGCTGAACGTATCAAAATTGGACCTTTTATGATTTTTACCGTACTATACGTAGGGATTATCTATCCACTTGCAGGTTCATGGAAGTGGGGAGGCGGTTTTTTAGACATGAGAGAAACTCCTTTTTATGACTTTGCTGGATCAACATTAGTACACTCTGTTGGAGGTTGGGCTGCCTTAGTTGCTGTTTGGCTGTTAGGGTCACGTATTGGTAAATTCAAAGACGGGAAACCTCAAGCTATTCCTGGTCACAACATACCATTAGCTACAGCTGGTGTAATAATCCTTTGGTTAGGATGGTTTGGTTTCAACGGTGGCTCTGTACTATCTGCTGACCCTGCATTAACGTCATTAACATTAGTAACTACTTGCTTAGCAGCAGCAGCTGGTGGCGTAGTAGCAGCAATTACCTCTACAATTATGTACAAAAATCTTGATTTAACCATGTTTTTAAATGGTATTTTAGGTGGTTTAGTAGGAATTACCGCAGGTGCAGACTTAATGGGACCAACAGATGCTATTTTAATAGGAGCTATTGCTGGTATAATTATTGTGTTTGCTGTTGCATTTATTGATAAATTAAAATTAGACGATCCTGTTGGAGCTATTGCGGTACATTTAGCTTGCGGTATGTGGGGAACTTTAGCCGTTGGAATATTTGGTTCTTTGGCTGGAGGAGACCAATTAGTAAGTCAATTAGTTGGTATTGTTTCCTATGCAGCTATCTGCATAGTTTCATCTTTCTTGATTTTATTTGTATTGAAGAAAACTGTTGGAATCAGAGTTTCTGAAAAAGAAGAAATAGAAGGTTTAGATGCTCATGAACATGGAATGGATGCATATCCTGATTTCAGATTAAATGAACATTAA
- a CDS encoding P-II family nitrogen regulator — protein sequence MKKIEAIIRKSKYNVVKDALHDVGVNFFSYWDVTGLGNEKEGHVYRGVSYSTSDIQRRYLSIVVNDDFLDTTLNAIINAAGTGKVGDGKIFVSNIEEAYRIRTGEKGSSTLN from the coding sequence ATGAAGAAAATAGAAGCTATTATTAGAAAATCTAAATACAATGTAGTGAAAGACGCCTTGCATGACGTAGGTGTAAACTTTTTTTCCTATTGGGATGTTACTGGATTAGGAAATGAAAAAGAAGGCCATGTGTATCGTGGCGTGTCATACAGCACTAGTGATATTCAACGTAGATACCTTTCCATTGTTGTTAATGATGATTTTTTAGATACTACCCTTAATGCCATTATCAATGCTGCAGGAACAGGTAAAGTAGGCGATGGTAAAATTTTTGTTTCAAATATAGAAGAAGCTTATAGAATCAGAACAGGAGAAAAAGGCAGTAGCACCTTAAATTAA
- a CDS encoding phosphoenolpyruvate carboxylase: MSVGPKITRFKQNVLSKYNIYNSIFMTLPFDAITKTGVLLPLFHETCKKGFANGDDPTTIVDTFFKKYQGRRSKSSQINLLFKFIQYIERQVVLFDAAEDAAFPIVNNMEGIGSIRNLKESAVSENRLEELRNYLEEFKVRIVLTAHPTQFYPGSVLGIITDLTKAIKDTNLDEINNLLGQLGKTPFFKHEKPTPYDEAVSLVWYLENVFYESFGEIYDYIQQNIYDDNQNHNEIINIGFWPGGDRDGNPFVKPDTTLKVAKKLKQTILGKYYKDVKSLRRRLTFRGVEHRVIALESKLYECSITGNTEGIIELDELINELTDIKNIVINEHQSLYMPEIRTLLNKIHLFKFNFASLDIRQDSRIHHGVFTTVIDALIKQGNSSFPNNYHELSEDEQIKILSKATDYVDINSFEDEMVFNTLKTIQAIKEIQKSNGELGANRYIISNNQTALNVMQLFAMLKMVAFKDELTVDIGPLFETITDLENAPDVMEQLYTNPAYRAHLEKRGNRQTIMLGFSDGTKDGGYLMANWGIYKAKELLTEMSRKYGITAIFFDGRGGPPARGGGKTHQFYSSLGPKIEDKEVQLTIQGQTISSNFGTLDSSQYNLEQLISSGISNRIAKEKNQMSESDRAVMNDLAETSYQAYKDFKSHAMFIPYLERMSTLKYYAKTNIGSRPSKRGTSDKLIFSDLRAIPFVGSWSQLKQNVPGFFGVGTALKKYEDNGEFDKVEQLYNNSKFFKTLLENSMMSLTKSFFDLTKYMSKDKEFGEFWNIIYNEYITTKTLLLKLTGYKELMENEPSGKASIEVRESIVLPLLTIQQYALKKIQELEKADVRDEEQIKIYEKIVTRSLFGNINASRNSA, translated from the coding sequence ATGTCAGTAGGACCAAAAATTACCAGATTTAAACAAAATGTACTGTCTAAATACAATATATACAATAGTATATTTATGACTTTGCCTTTTGATGCTATAACAAAAACAGGAGTATTACTTCCTTTATTTCATGAAACTTGTAAAAAGGGTTTTGCAAATGGAGATGATCCCACTACTATTGTGGATACTTTTTTTAAAAAATATCAAGGGAGACGTTCTAAAAGCAGTCAGATTAATTTACTGTTTAAGTTTATTCAATATATAGAACGGCAGGTAGTGTTGTTTGATGCTGCTGAAGATGCTGCTTTTCCTATTGTAAATAATATGGAAGGCATTGGTTCCATTAGAAATTTAAAAGAATCTGCTGTTTCTGAGAATAGATTAGAAGAATTAAGAAATTATTTGGAGGAGTTTAAAGTGCGAATCGTGCTAACGGCTCACCCAACTCAGTTTTACCCTGGTTCAGTTTTAGGTATTATTACAGATTTAACTAAGGCTATTAAAGATACAAACTTAGATGAAATAAATAATCTGTTAGGTCAGCTTGGAAAAACACCATTTTTCAAACATGAAAAACCAACGCCTTATGATGAGGCTGTAAGTTTGGTTTGGTATTTAGAAAATGTATTTTATGAGTCATTTGGTGAGATTTACGATTATATTCAGCAAAATATATATGATGATAACCAAAACCATAATGAAATTATTAATATTGGTTTTTGGCCAGGAGGTGATCGTGATGGGAATCCATTTGTAAAACCAGATACAACTTTAAAAGTTGCCAAAAAATTAAAACAAACCATTTTAGGTAAATATTATAAGGATGTAAAAAGCCTTAGAAGAAGACTTACCTTTAGAGGGGTTGAACATAGGGTTATAGCTTTAGAGTCCAAGTTATATGAGTGTAGTATAACAGGAAATACTGAAGGGATTATAGAATTGGATGAATTAATTAATGAACTGACTGATATTAAAAACATTGTAATTAATGAGCATCAGTCATTATACATGCCAGAAATAAGAACGCTATTAAATAAAATTCATTTATTTAAGTTTAATTTCGCTTCATTAGATATTAGACAGGATAGTAGAATTCATCACGGTGTATTTACTACAGTAATTGATGCTTTAATAAAACAAGGCAATTCATCATTTCCAAATAATTATCATGAGCTTTCAGAGGATGAGCAAATAAAAATTCTCTCTAAAGCTACTGATTATGTTGATATTAATAGCTTTGAAGATGAAATGGTTTTCAATACCTTAAAAACCATTCAAGCCATTAAAGAGATTCAAAAAAGTAATGGGGAGTTAGGGGCCAATCGTTACATAATTAGTAATAACCAAACGGCATTAAATGTTATGCAATTATTTGCTATGCTAAAAATGGTGGCATTTAAAGACGAATTAACTGTTGATATAGGGCCGCTTTTTGAAACTATTACTGATTTAGAAAATGCTCCAGATGTTATGGAGCAACTCTATACAAACCCTGCTTATAGAGCACATTTGGAAAAAAGAGGAAATAGGCAAACCATTATGTTAGGATTTTCTGATGGTACAAAAGATGGTGGTTATTTAATGGCAAACTGGGGAATATATAAAGCAAAAGAATTGTTAACTGAAATGTCAAGAAAATATGGTATTACCGCTATATTCTTTGATGGACGTGGAGGACCTCCAGCAAGAGGTGGTGGAAAAACACATCAATTTTACTCATCTTTAGGCCCTAAAATAGAGGATAAGGAGGTTCAACTTACCATTCAAGGACAAACGATTAGCTCTAATTTTGGAACTTTAGATTCGTCTCAATATAATTTAGAGCAATTGATAAGTTCTGGTATTTCTAATAGAATTGCTAAAGAAAAAAATCAAATGTCTGAGTCTGATAGAGCGGTTATGAATGATTTGGCAGAAACAAGTTATCAGGCTTATAAAGATTTTAAAAGTCATGCCATGTTTATTCCGTATTTGGAACGCATGAGTACATTAAAATATTATGCAAAAACAAATATTGGAAGCCGACCATCAAAAAGAGGAACTTCTGATAAACTTATATTTTCAGATTTAAGAGCCATTCCTTTTGTGGGTTCTTGGAGTCAATTAAAACAAAATGTTCCTGGTTTTTTCGGGGTTGGTACGGCTTTGAAAAAATATGAGGATAACGGTGAATTTGACAAAGTAGAACAACTCTATAACAACTCTAAATTTTTTAAAACATTGTTAGAGAATAGTATGATGTCATTAACAAAATCGTTTTTTGATTTAACAAAATACATGTCCAAAGATAAAGAGTTTGGGGAGTTTTGGAATATTATTTACAATGAATACATTACAACCAAAACATTACTTTTAAAACTAACCGGATATAAAGAGCTTATGGAAAATGAGCCATCCGGTAAGGCTTCTATTGAAGTTAGAGAATCTATTGTTTTGCCATTATTGACCATACAGCAATATGCGCTTAAAAAGATTCAAGAGTTAGAAAAAGCAGATGTAAGAGATGAAGAACAAATTAAAATTTATGAAAAAATAGTCACACGTTCTTTATTTGGAAATATTAATGCGAGTAGAAATTCTGCTTAA
- the nadA gene encoding quinolinate synthase NadA, with the protein MDLVKEINRLKKEKNAVILAHYYQVAEIQDIADYVGDSLQLSQQAAETDADMIVFAGVHFMAETAKILSPDKTVVLPELKAGCSLADSCPPEAFEKFTKAHPDHVVITYVNCSAEIKALSDIVCTSSNALKIVNSVPKETPIIFAPDKNLGKYIISQTGRDMLLWDGSCIVHEAFSIDKLIALHKKYPDYKIIAHPESETHILDTAAYIGSTSGMINFVKAHPKEKFIVATEAGILHKMQQEVPNTEMIPAPAKEDNTCACSECHFMKMNTLQKLYDCMLNESPQIDVPEKIRKRALLPIERMLELSK; encoded by the coding sequence ATGGATTTAGTAAAAGAAATAAATCGGCTTAAGAAGGAGAAAAATGCAGTTATTTTAGCGCATTATTACCAAGTTGCAGAAATACAAGACATTGCAGATTATGTTGGAGATAGTTTACAATTATCACAACAAGCTGCAGAAACAGATGCAGACATGATTGTGTTTGCAGGCGTTCATTTTATGGCAGAAACTGCTAAAATTTTGAGTCCAGATAAAACGGTTGTGTTACCTGAATTAAAAGCGGGTTGCTCTTTGGCAGATTCTTGTCCGCCTGAAGCATTTGAAAAATTTACGAAAGCTCACCCAGACCATGTAGTTATTACTTATGTTAACTGTTCTGCCGAAATTAAAGCATTAAGTGATATTGTTTGCACTTCTTCCAATGCACTAAAAATTGTAAATTCCGTACCAAAGGAAACACCAATTATATTTGCACCTGACAAAAATTTAGGTAAATATATTATCAGTCAAACAGGTAGAGATATGTTGCTTTGGGATGGTAGCTGCATTGTTCATGAAGCATTTTCAATTGACAAACTAATTGCTTTACATAAAAAATATCCAGACTATAAAATTATTGCGCATCCTGAATCTGAAACTCATATTTTAGATACAGCCGCTTATATTGGTTCTACCTCTGGAATGATAAACTTTGTAAAAGCGCATCCTAAAGAAAAGTTTATTGTAGCTACCGAAGCTGGAATTCTGCATAAAATGCAACAAGAGGTACCTAATACAGAAATGATACCTGCACCAGCTAAAGAAGACAATACTTGTGCTTGTAGTGAATGCCATTTTATGAAAATGAACACGCTTCAAAAATTATACGATTGCATGTTAAATGAATCACCGCAAATCGATGTTCCAGAAAAAATAAGAAAAAGAGCATTGTTACCCATTGAACGCATGTTAGAATTATCCAAATAA
- the nadB gene encoding L-aspartate oxidase — protein sequence MITANYLVIGSGIAGLTFSVKIAEQFPDRNVVIITKSNEEESNTKYAQGGVAVVLDDEKDSFKKHIKDTLVAGDGLCNEEVVKMVIKEGPKRLEELMAWGANFDLDKSGNLDLGKEGGHSEYRVVHHKDITGYEIERALLKRVHQLPNISILPHHFAIDLVTNHHIKNSNQDELVCYGAYVFNQKSGEIFTVKANSTLLASGGIGCVYGHTTNPIIATGDGIAMAYRAKARIKDMEFVQFHPTALYEVEGESSFLISEAVRGFGAYLRNKKGYRFMPDYDKRAELASRDIVSQSIDSELKKSGDAHVYLDCTHLDMNAFKNHFPNIYNKCLQHHIDIKTDWIPVIPASHYLCGGIKVNKKGKTTIDNLFACGECTRTGLHGANRLASNSLLEALVYAHNIFKYHTKYEYKYLEVDIPEWNDEGTVIAKEHILIQHNLKRLQALMRDYVGIVRSNKRLKRAIKHLDLIHDEVEELYKESKITTSLCELRNMVNIAHLIVRQSLDRTENKGGYYNVDNVKK from the coding sequence ATGATTACTGCAAATTATTTAGTGATTGGTTCAGGAATTGCAGGTTTAACCTTTTCGGTGAAAATTGCAGAACAATTCCCTGACCGAAACGTTGTTATTATTACCAAATCGAATGAAGAAGAATCTAACACCAAATATGCCCAAGGTGGCGTAGCTGTGGTTTTAGATGATGAAAAAGATTCTTTTAAAAAACACATTAAAGACACCTTAGTTGCTGGTGATGGATTATGTAACGAAGAGGTTGTTAAAATGGTAATTAAAGAAGGCCCCAAGCGCCTTGAAGAACTTATGGCTTGGGGAGCTAATTTTGATTTAGATAAAAGTGGCAATTTAGATTTAGGAAAAGAAGGTGGACATTCAGAATACAGAGTTGTGCATCATAAAGACATTACGGGCTATGAAATTGAACGTGCTTTATTAAAAAGAGTACACCAGTTGCCTAACATCTCTATTTTACCTCATCATTTTGCTATTGATTTAGTAACCAACCATCATATAAAAAATTCAAACCAAGATGAATTAGTATGCTATGGTGCATATGTTTTTAATCAAAAATCTGGTGAAATTTTTACAGTAAAAGCAAATAGTACTTTATTAGCCTCTGGTGGCATTGGCTGCGTTTATGGGCATACAACAAATCCTATCATAGCAACAGGGGATGGTATTGCAATGGCATACAGAGCTAAAGCTCGCATAAAAGACATGGAGTTTGTACAGTTTCATCCTACCGCTTTATATGAGGTAGAAGGCGAATCGTCATTTTTAATTTCTGAAGCTGTTAGGGGTTTTGGCGCTTATCTTCGTAACAAAAAAGGCTATAGATTTATGCCAGATTATGATAAACGCGCAGAATTAGCATCACGTGATATTGTTTCTCAAAGTATTGACAGTGAATTGAAAAAATCTGGTGATGCTCATGTTTATTTAGATTGTACGCATTTAGACATGAATGCTTTTAAAAACCATTTTCCTAATATTTATAATAAATGTTTACAGCATCATATTGATATAAAAACTGACTGGATTCCTGTGATTCCAGCATCACATTATTTATGCGGAGGAATAAAAGTAAACAAAAAAGGAAAAACCACTATTGATAATTTATTTGCCTGTGGAGAGTGCACTAGAACAGGTTTACACGGAGCAAACAGATTAGCTTCTAATTCTTTGTTGGAAGCTTTGGTTTATGCTCATAATATTTTTAAATATCATACTAAATACGAATATAAATATTTAGAAGTAGACATACCTGAATGGAATGATGAAGGTACTGTTATTGCTAAAGAGCATATTTTAATCCAGCACAACCTAAAACGCCTACAAGCTTTAATGCGAGATTATGTAGGTATTGTAAGAAGTAACAAACGATTAAAAAGAGCCATAAAACATTTAGATTTAATTCACGACGAGGTTGAAGAATTATACAAAGAATCTAAAATAACAACATCGCTTTGTGAATTAAGAAACATGGTTAACATTGCTCATTTAATTGTACGGCAATCTTTAGATAGAACCGAAAACAAAGGTGGGTATTATAATGTTGATAATGTTAAAAAATAA
- a CDS encoding toxin-antitoxin system YwqK family antitoxin, translated as MKKLILLTFTFLITVVSFGQDQKRELKLNKETNLIDVVYYHDNGAVSQTGSYTADGKLQGEWLSFNTEGKKTVSANYDNGKKVGKWFYWTNGTVKEVDYSSNVIAGLKESPVKGNDDI; from the coding sequence ATGAAGAAATTAATTTTATTAACTTTTACCTTTTTAATTACTGTGGTATCTTTTGGTCAAGATCAAAAGAGAGAATTAAAACTTAACAAAGAAACCAATTTAATTGATGTTGTTTATTATCATGACAATGGTGCTGTAAGTCAAACTGGGTCTTACACAGCAGATGGTAAATTACAAGGAGAGTGGTTAAGCTTTAACACAGAAGGTAAAAAAACTGTTTCTGCAAATTATGATAATGGTAAAAAAGTCGGCAAGTGGTTCTATTGGACAAATGGAACTGTTAAAGAAGTAGATTACAGCTCAAATGTAATTGCTGGTTTAAAAGAGTCTCCTGTTAAAGGGAATGATGATATTTAA